From one Bacteroides fragilis NCTC 9343 genomic stretch:
- a CDS encoding DUF6712 family protein gives MNAIIPDIDTLKKVVKINATLPDEAINPYIDDAMDIYLTPYIGIKTVEKALTGTDKRLNDKILRTLGPLTLMLATPELGIRIGDSGITVENKQGTYSPANEAKIAAAKESFYFRGMQALDRLLTFLTDHPETYPEYVEHCKQVTDSSPCFIRDAREFQDTGLVNIEYSTVSFRMMLPTVRQLQERNVREILKEDLYQRLLDAHTAGKELTPKEKVLLGHILRYLANKTAELYTSQTSREQRTINDTPEFTPIIRPIYQDQAATGNFFADQATYYAGKIQNFISENAEELGVTPTVTAINFNSKEKRIFTSIS, from the coding sequence ATGAATGCTATCATCCCTGACATCGACACACTCAAGAAAGTAGTCAAAATCAATGCTACACTGCCTGACGAAGCTATCAATCCGTATATTGATGATGCTATGGATATCTATCTGACGCCATACATCGGTATCAAAACCGTAGAAAAGGCACTGACCGGAACTGATAAAAGGCTGAATGATAAAATTCTCCGCACCCTGGGGCCTCTCACCCTGATGCTTGCCACTCCGGAACTTGGCATACGTATCGGAGACAGTGGAATTACGGTCGAAAACAAACAAGGTACCTACTCACCGGCCAATGAAGCAAAAATTGCCGCCGCTAAAGAAAGCTTCTACTTTCGTGGCATGCAGGCCCTTGATCGGCTACTCACTTTTCTGACCGATCATCCGGAAACTTACCCCGAATACGTCGAGCACTGCAAACAAGTCACAGATTCTTCTCCATGCTTCATCCGTGATGCCAGAGAATTTCAAGATACCGGTTTAGTCAATATCGAGTATTCTACCGTATCGTTCCGTATGATGCTACCTACTGTCCGGCAGTTGCAAGAACGCAATGTGCGTGAAATACTCAAAGAAGACCTATACCAACGTCTGCTTGATGCCCACACCGCAGGGAAAGAACTGACACCTAAAGAAAAGGTACTGCTGGGGCACATACTCCGTTACCTCGCTAACAAAACCGCTGAACTCTATACATCACAGACCTCACGTGAACAGCGTACCATCAACGACACACCGGAGTTTACTCCCATTATCCGGCCCATCTACCAGGATCAGGCAGCAACCGGTAATTTCTTCGCCGATCAAGCGACCTACTACGCCGGAAAGATACAAAATTTCATTTCCGAAAATGCTGAGGAGTTAGGAGTCACACCAACCGTTACCGCTATAAACTTTAACTCCAAAGAAAAGCGAATATTCACCTCTATATCATAA
- a CDS encoding N-6 DNA methylase, with product MKNNDLTTYGEYLEKLSPKHGREKVFNDFLQIVVCCLSMGRKEELYFKTIKPYDKTELDLFSQAFAALVMQMDRQPLVDPFGDYFQEFLSNAQNGQFFTPFGVCELMNQLITAPKVSDQPKQGDRRVLDPACGSGRLLLSAAQKDRALTFVGIDISYTCCLMTIINLCLNSLNGEVLHMNALTDQYWHRWLIIVDSVTKIPTVYEVEAGIINQPPACADDLKPLPVTGIIQPVKNMIPANFVRYTPKC from the coding sequence ATGAAAAACAATGATTTAACTACTTATGGGGAGTATTTGGAAAAGCTATCCCCAAAACACGGACGGGAAAAGGTATTTAATGACTTTCTGCAAATAGTCGTTTGTTGTCTCTCAATGGGACGTAAGGAAGAACTTTATTTCAAAACGATAAAGCCCTATGACAAAACAGAACTGGATTTGTTTTCACAGGCTTTTGCCGCACTTGTTATGCAGATGGACAGGCAACCACTGGTAGACCCGTTCGGAGACTATTTTCAAGAGTTTTTAAGCAACGCCCAAAACGGGCAGTTTTTTACACCGTTTGGGGTATGTGAATTAATGAACCAATTGATAACAGCTCCTAAAGTAAGTGATCAGCCTAAACAGGGAGATCGGAGGGTATTGGACCCTGCATGCGGTAGCGGAAGACTCCTTTTATCAGCAGCCCAAAAGGATAGAGCATTGACTTTTGTCGGGATTGATATCTCATATACCTGCTGTCTCATGACTATCATTAATTTGTGTCTGAACAGCTTAAACGGGGAAGTATTGCACATGAATGCCTTGACGGATCAATATTGGCATCGTTGGTTGATTATCGTTGATAGTGTAACCAAGATACCGACCGTTTATGAAGTGGAAGCCGGAATAATAAACCAACCGCCTGCATGTGCGGATGATTTAAAGCCTTTACCGGTGACAGGGATCATACAGCCGGTAAAAAACATGATTCCCGCCAATTTTGTACGTTATACCCCTAAATGTTAG
- a CDS encoding SymE family type I addiction module toxin: MEKVLQCVRLPQNGKGTIGFNLKGEYLKKYGFQLGDKVKVEISKNKIVLFKKCAGMIEKVAQRAAKAL, from the coding sequence ATGGAGAAAGTTTTGCAATGTGTCAGACTTCCGCAAAATGGTAAAGGCACAATCGGGTTTAATTTGAAAGGAGAGTATTTAAAAAAATACGGTTTCCAGTTAGGAGATAAAGTAAAGGTAGAAATCAGCAAAAATAAGATTGTTTTATTTAAGAAATGTGCTGGAATGATTGAAAAAGTGGCACAGCGGGCAGCAAAAGCACTCTGA
- a CDS encoding phospholipase D-like domain-containing protein, protein MKRFQDNFPLALCPGSIEPFMHKGDWAIHEVLPSLLSEIGPADIRIATFSISEDSLRPLFFLADDKKITGLTLLLDTTVKRHKLDLLLFASNITPRIRIDSCHAKVLLVENDKYQFGIAGSANLNQNHRWENGFYFTSGKHFNYFSEMFEQAYNQAISYEILE, encoded by the coding sequence GTGAAAAGGTTTCAGGATAACTTTCCTTTGGCTTTGTGTCCCGGTTCTATCGAACCGTTCATGCACAAAGGAGACTGGGCAATACATGAAGTGTTGCCCTCTCTTTTATCTGAAATCGGACCGGCGGATATAAGGATCGCTACATTCAGTATCTCAGAGGACAGTTTACGCCCTCTCTTCTTCCTGGCCGATGATAAAAAAATTACAGGTCTGACCCTCCTGCTCGATACGACGGTAAAACGGCACAAGCTTGACTTGTTACTGTTTGCCTCCAACATCACACCACGCATACGGATTGACTCCTGTCATGCAAAAGTGTTATTGGTGGAAAATGACAAATATCAGTTCGGTATTGCCGGTTCCGCGAACCTGAACCAGAATCACCGCTGGGAAAATGGCTTCTATTTCACTTCCGGAAAGCATTTCAATTACTTCTCGGAAATGTTCGAGCAGGCATATAATCAAGCAATCAGTTACGAAATATTAGAATAG
- a CDS encoding carboxypeptidase-like regulatory domain-containing protein produces MAANKLIDVSKLNEALVIYDQALRALPFATLTEVANLLKLNVMDLQGKHARINERRRAGGTQSYKIGKNFGLVDKLLGYEPSVIEPKDVVCITKENSQKYDDNELLIIGGTPVSNTTKKHPMETKVAFTLVRSHLEDIVYSLFSAERDEDSNSPGGAFDGIYTKMDMLITRGDVNAARGNFAISGEFAAPTSDTDYAAYENLVEWIGGANTYLRSSIGGVPQLLCAETVLKAARSALRNKLRMQEYPSMQRMLELLREDAMCPNLIVSSHEALGQGSRLTLQKVGNIDVAFNTQAASKFCQIRDIYEDPNEWQFWLQAGYDTRINDWHEKVFRCNEQKNESLDLAGDYCKTGGVQVAITGTDKGQWSIQGKVAKRGNGQCIIGLPPGKYTIEFTDADGKTKPANTQVTVVAGEVATATGAYT; encoded by the coding sequence ATGGCTGCAAATAAACTAATTGATGTCTCTAAACTGAACGAAGCACTGGTCATTTATGACCAGGCACTTCGTGCGCTGCCGTTTGCCACCCTCACCGAAGTGGCAAACCTACTGAAGCTGAATGTTATGGACCTGCAAGGCAAACACGCACGTATCAACGAGCGTCGTCGTGCCGGTGGTACGCAATCGTATAAAATCGGAAAGAACTTCGGACTGGTCGATAAACTCTTAGGTTACGAACCCTCAGTCATCGAGCCAAAAGATGTTGTCTGCATCACCAAAGAAAACTCCCAGAAGTACGATGATAACGAACTGCTGATCATCGGTGGCACTCCGGTAAGCAACACTACAAAAAAACATCCGATGGAAACCAAGGTTGCATTTACCCTGGTACGTTCGCATCTGGAAGATATCGTATATAGCCTGTTCTCTGCCGAACGGGATGAAGATTCCAACTCACCCGGCGGGGCTTTCGATGGTATTTATACCAAGATGGACATGCTGATCACTCGTGGCGATGTAAATGCGGCCCGTGGTAATTTCGCTATTTCCGGAGAGTTTGCCGCGCCAACATCAGATACAGATTATGCAGCTTACGAGAATCTGGTGGAATGGATCGGAGGGGCAAACACCTACCTTCGTTCTTCAATAGGCGGTGTACCACAGCTTTTGTGTGCTGAAACCGTTTTGAAAGCTGCCCGTTCAGCATTACGTAATAAGTTACGCATGCAGGAATATCCTTCCATGCAACGCATGCTTGAACTCTTGCGGGAAGACGCCATGTGTCCGAACCTGATTGTCTCCTCCCACGAAGCTTTAGGCCAAGGTTCCCGGCTGACCCTTCAGAAAGTTGGTAACATAGACGTGGCGTTCAATACTCAAGCGGCTTCTAAATTCTGCCAGATACGTGATATTTACGAGGACCCGAACGAATGGCAGTTCTGGTTGCAGGCAGGATACGATACACGTATCAATGACTGGCATGAGAAAGTCTTCCGCTGTAACGAGCAGAAGAACGAATCTCTCGACCTGGCCGGCGACTATTGTAAAACCGGTGGAGTGCAGGTAGCCATCACCGGCACCGACAAAGGCCAATGGAGTATCCAGGGAAAAGTTGCCAAACGCGGTAACGGCCAATGCATCATTGGACTTCCTCCGGGAAAATACACCATCGAGTTCACTGATGCCGATGGCAAGACCAAACCGGCAAATACACAGGTTACAGTTGTTGCCGGTGAAGTAGCCACCGCTACCGGAGCCTATACTTAA
- a CDS encoding HK97 family phage prohead protease — translation MSQKRIILSDSSLNRYGYRVLTAGLLLEAFIDNPVMLYGHFRDEGSPLWCDYKAIGYWDDIKIEDDVLSAIPVFDKVDDLSKTIAAKYEAGTLRAASIGIRILATSSEKEYLLPGQTRETVTKAEIMEASIVDIPANSHAVRLYDRSSSVLLAAGMDTNIVPALTIPKEKAMNYKPSWTGFLSFLGISKDKAETTELSAENLDSIHAEMERLKTENATLVQAKTDIEEKLNSANAKITELNGSTSGKDNEISTLKNSITEKDSKITQLEEQVKNLKNGPTPGHAGLTPEQEPEGSGTQEELSAFCDQNAGNYQAITEKLKAEGLY, via the coding sequence ATGAGCCAAAAACGCATCATCTTATCAGATTCATCACTCAACCGGTACGGCTACCGGGTTCTTACTGCTGGACTTCTTCTTGAAGCTTTCATTGACAACCCGGTGATGCTGTATGGGCATTTCCGTGATGAAGGATCACCCCTATGGTGTGATTACAAAGCAATCGGATATTGGGACGATATCAAGATAGAGGACGACGTGCTTTCTGCTATTCCTGTTTTCGACAAGGTAGACGATTTATCGAAGACCATTGCCGCGAAATACGAAGCAGGGACCTTACGGGCCGCAAGTATTGGTATACGTATCCTGGCCACATCCTCCGAAAAAGAATATCTGCTTCCGGGACAAACACGCGAAACTGTTACCAAAGCAGAAATCATGGAGGCTTCCATCGTGGATATCCCGGCCAATTCCCATGCTGTGCGCTTATACGACCGTTCCTCCTCCGTTTTACTGGCAGCGGGTATGGACACGAATATTGTGCCAGCATTAACAATCCCAAAAGAAAAGGCAATGAATTACAAACCATCATGGACCGGCTTCCTCTCTTTCCTGGGAATTTCAAAAGATAAAGCGGAAACCACCGAACTGTCTGCTGAAAACCTGGACTCTATCCATGCTGAAATGGAACGATTAAAGACAGAGAACGCTACTCTTGTACAGGCTAAGACCGATATTGAAGAGAAACTTAACTCTGCCAACGCGAAGATTACAGAGCTGAACGGTTCTACATCCGGCAAGGATAACGAGATCAGTACTCTCAAGAACTCTATCACTGAGAAGGATTCTAAAATCACCCAACTTGAAGAGCAAGTGAAGAATCTGAAGAACGGTCCTACACCGGGGCATGCCGGTCTGACTCCTGAACAAGAGCCTGAAGGTAGCGGAACCCAGGAAGAGTTATCTGCTTTTTGTGACCAGAACGCAGGAAACTATCAAGCCATCACCGAGAAATTAAAAGCTGAGGGCCTGTATTAA
- a CDS encoding single-stranded DNA-binding protein, translating into MSVNKCIFIGNMGRDAEVRTTETGIKVAQFSIACTERAYTNKAGQTIPERTEWIPVVAWRGLAETIEKYTHKGSKLYIEGRFTTRKYETNDGQKRTVSEIVAESIEMLDPKRDVPPLPPEPEQKLSYNP; encoded by the coding sequence ATGAGTGTAAACAAATGTATTTTTATCGGCAACATGGGACGTGATGCCGAGGTCCGTACCACTGAAACCGGTATCAAAGTAGCCCAATTTTCCATTGCATGTACAGAGCGCGCTTATACAAACAAAGCCGGTCAAACGATTCCGGAGAGAACCGAATGGATACCCGTCGTAGCCTGGAGGGGATTGGCGGAAACCATTGAGAAGTACACCCACAAAGGGAGCAAACTGTATATTGAAGGCAGATTCACAACCCGGAAGTATGAAACAAATGACGGCCAGAAAAGAACCGTTTCTGAAATCGTAGCCGAAAGTATTGAAATGCTCGATCCCAAACGGGATGTTCCCCCACTCCCTCCGGAACCTGAGCAGAAATTGAGTTATAATCCATAA
- a CDS encoding CHC2 zinc finger domain-containing protein yields MYFNDDEIRRIKDAATGHLLDVAQDFHELKRSGVNYNCDCPRCKAAKKLSISPAKQIFKCFGCNELKGGDSVSFLMSAEGMTFNDALDYLAKKFNVIPDQRPAIKKQPAKKMKKGSKAAKGIDVDSYCARMLAESGLTFEDVTAKVYKTGDTQSIFEQRTFRPGTIDERGMLTTKGDDVIIEYYDLEGMPVVFTRKDNKRRDVGTPQEYYRIRWQFPDAHLDKEGKPYKYKSPRGSGTPIYIPERIRSLYKSKTKIPRLYIQEGEKKAEKACKHGIPSIAVSGIQNLGLYGALPEDLVKIISTCEVQEVAFIFDSDWDDISSNIRINDQVEKRPRCFFYAAKNFKEYMRSLKNRNIFVEIFVGHINKNEAGDKGLDDLLANSLRGKEEELAADIEFACNEKKGLGKYIEMFKVTTWTDHKLQELWGLHSHEVFAERHADLLRNLPEFLFGRYRWKFDEHGKVILAQPFDDDEKFWREVTKYDRSQNERIEYEFCYVNSQNFLQNRGFGRLRRIDKSYQFIHLEPPVVRAIDASDARDYLFQFAKHNCKTEVNEMLIKGVSQYVGPDKLSLLEFIQPNFVKPNRESQYFYFDKNCWLVTRDSVSELGYENITHHIWEEQRKMTPAKYLGKPLVTFSRQDNTFTYELSEAGKKSHYLQFLINTSNFTWRKSAEEIEPEEENENRIHLLSKLCAIGYMVMEAKDNNVARAVIGMDGKQSEVGESNGRSGKSLVGELMRNIIPTAYIPGKRSDLFNDQFVWNDIQENTKLVFIDDVLQNFNFEFLFPNITGDWSVNYKGGRRITLPFARSPKMYIATNHAIRGSGSSYTDRQWLLAFSDFYNDTHKPVDDFGVLFFSEWDFEQWNLTWNLLANCVQLYLTYGVVQAPGERLEQRKLRQEMGETLISWADEYFSGEEHLNVRLPRKDLYDAFCQYDNQQRKFVSPTAFKKKFIMYCAWKGYVFNPHKYDSITGKPFQVDKDGKAVVDDKSGGVEYFTVGTGAQPIPEEDNSRLPQPTGKLVF; encoded by the coding sequence ATGTATTTTAATGATGATGAGATAAGACGTATCAAAGATGCTGCCACAGGACATTTGCTTGATGTTGCGCAAGACTTCCATGAACTCAAACGCTCCGGAGTGAATTACAATTGCGATTGTCCCCGGTGCAAAGCCGCAAAGAAACTCTCAATTAGTCCGGCCAAACAAATCTTTAAATGCTTTGGATGCAATGAATTGAAAGGTGGAGATTCGGTTTCTTTCTTAATGTCCGCTGAAGGAATGACCTTCAATGATGCTCTTGACTACCTTGCCAAAAAATTCAATGTCATTCCCGATCAACGTCCGGCCATCAAGAAACAGCCGGCAAAAAAGATGAAAAAAGGCAGCAAGGCTGCCAAAGGTATCGATGTCGACAGTTATTGTGCCAGGATGCTGGCAGAATCAGGTCTTACCTTTGAGGATGTCACAGCAAAGGTCTATAAGACAGGAGATACACAAAGTATATTCGAACAACGTACTTTCCGTCCTGGTACCATTGATGAACGAGGAATGTTAACCACTAAGGGAGATGATGTCATCATTGAATATTATGATCTGGAAGGAATGCCGGTTGTCTTCACCCGGAAAGATAATAAAAGAAGGGACGTTGGTACTCCTCAAGAATATTATCGTATCAGATGGCAGTTTCCGGATGCCCACCTTGATAAAGAGGGTAAACCTTACAAATACAAATCCCCGCGTGGCAGCGGTACTCCGATCTATATTCCGGAGCGCATACGCAGTCTCTATAAGTCAAAGACAAAGATACCCCGTCTCTATATTCAGGAAGGTGAAAAGAAAGCGGAGAAAGCATGTAAGCACGGTATCCCCTCAATCGCAGTCAGCGGTATACAGAATCTCGGTCTTTACGGTGCCCTTCCGGAAGACCTGGTGAAAATCATCTCTACCTGTGAGGTACAAGAGGTTGCTTTTATCTTTGATTCGGACTGGGACGATATCAGCTCCAATATCCGGATCAATGATCAGGTCGAAAAGCGTCCCCGCTGTTTTTTCTATGCAGCAAAAAATTTCAAAGAATATATGCGTTCTCTCAAGAACCGGAACATCTTCGTTGAAATATTCGTCGGACACATTAATAAGAACGAAGCAGGAGACAAAGGCCTTGATGATCTGCTCGCAAATTCTCTGCGCGGAAAGGAAGAAGAACTGGCCGCCGATATTGAGTTTGCCTGCAATGAAAAGAAAGGTTTGGGAAAATACATTGAGATGTTCAAGGTAACTACCTGGACAGATCATAAATTGCAAGAATTATGGGGACTCCACTCTCATGAAGTCTTTGCCGAGCGTCATGCCGACCTCCTGCGTAACCTGCCGGAGTTCCTATTCGGCCGATATCGATGGAAATTCGACGAACATGGAAAAGTAATCTTGGCACAACCTTTTGACGATGATGAAAAGTTCTGGAGAGAAGTCACTAAATATGATCGTAGCCAAAATGAACGTATTGAATATGAGTTCTGCTATGTCAACTCACAAAACTTCTTGCAAAACAGAGGATTCGGACGTCTTCGGAGAATTGATAAGAGTTATCAGTTCATTCACCTTGAACCGCCTGTCGTTCGTGCTATCGATGCCTCTGATGCCCGTGACTACCTGTTTCAGTTTGCCAAGCATAATTGCAAGACTGAGGTAAATGAAATGTTGATTAAAGGCGTGTCTCAATATGTGGGTCCGGACAAGTTATCCCTGCTTGAGTTCATTCAGCCCAATTTCGTTAAGCCCAACCGGGAATCCCAGTATTTCTATTTTGATAAAAATTGCTGGCTGGTCACAAGAGACTCTGTAAGCGAACTCGGTTACGAGAATATCACACACCACATCTGGGAAGAGCAACGTAAAATGACACCGGCCAAATATCTGGGTAAACCGTTGGTTACTTTTAGCCGGCAAGACAACACATTTACTTATGAACTTTCAGAGGCCGGTAAGAAATCCCATTACCTCCAGTTCCTGATCAACACCAGTAACTTTACCTGGCGAAAATCTGCTGAAGAAATAGAGCCGGAAGAAGAGAATGAAAATCGTATCCATCTCCTTAGTAAACTGTGTGCAATCGGATACATGGTTATGGAAGCGAAAGACAATAATGTGGCCAGAGCTGTCATCGGCATGGATGGCAAGCAATCTGAAGTAGGAGAAAGTAACGGCCGTTCCGGGAAATCACTTGTAGGGGAATTGATGCGTAATATCATTCCTACAGCCTATATTCCCGGAAAACGCTCTGATCTTTTTAATGATCAATTTGTATGGAATGACATTCAGGAAAACACTAAACTCGTTTTTATTGACGACGTGTTACAAAACTTCAACTTTGAATTTCTGTTCCCCAACATTACCGGGGATTGGTCAGTAAATTATAAAGGAGGTAGAAGGATCACTTTACCATTTGCGCGATCACCCAAAATGTATATTGCTACCAACCATGCCATCCGTGGCAGTGGTTCAAGTTACACGGACCGCCAGTGGCTGCTTGCATTCTCCGATTTCTATAACGATACCCATAAGCCGGTTGACGACTTCGGGGTCCTCTTCTTCTCGGAGTGGGATTTTGAACAATGGAATCTTACCTGGAACCTGCTGGCCAATTGCGTCCAATTGTATTTGACTTATGGCGTTGTCCAAGCTCCCGGCGAAAGGTTAGAGCAAAGAAAGCTGCGTCAGGAAATGGGTGAAACCCTCATCTCCTGGGCTGATGAATACTTCTCCGGAGAAGAGCATCTCAATGTCCGTTTACCCCGGAAAGATTTATATGACGCATTTTGCCAATACGACAATCAGCAACGAAAGTTTGTATCACCAACCGCATTTAAGAAGAAATTTATAATGTATTGTGCATGGAAAGGTTATGTATTCAATCCTCACAAATATGACAGTATAACCGGGAAACCTTTTCAAGTCGATAAGGACGGGAAGGCAGTTGTAGATGATAAATCCGGAGGTGTAGAGTACTTTACGGTAGGAACCGGAGCCCAACCTATCCCGGAAGAAGATAATAGCCGATTACCACAACCGACAGGTAAACTCGTTTTCTAA
- a CDS encoding response regulator transcription factor gives MNRNAILSKRQKQFIERVAWGASYKEVADFFHVSWSTVDNTLRNAKTKLGLSKVTELGAWWFCTNYGISFDLSPIARQCTAGIILFLFSLGEVTTITDASYTMQIVRRTRTEYRIRRHETSIYQPYIIN, from the coding sequence ATGAACCGCAATGCTATTCTAAGTAAACGTCAGAAACAGTTCATAGAACGTGTTGCTTGGGGAGCTTCTTATAAAGAGGTAGCCGATTTCTTCCATGTAAGTTGGAGTACCGTTGACAATACTCTCCGGAATGCGAAAACGAAATTAGGTCTAAGTAAAGTGACTGAGTTGGGTGCATGGTGGTTCTGTACTAATTACGGAATTAGTTTCGATCTATCCCCTATTGCCAGGCAATGTACGGCAGGAATTATCTTATTCTTATTTTCCCTTGGAGAAGTAACAACAATAACAGATGCATCATATACCATGCAAATAGTAAGAAGGACACGTACAGAATATCGTATCCGTCGACATGAAACTTCTATATATCAACCATATATTATTAACTAA
- a CDS encoding helix-turn-helix domain-containing protein: MKKKKETPMHPVVENIRKIIMDKGITQVAASELVGTSASQMSKILNGEVQISIWQISNFATNLGMEIIDVFTYPNKYVKAEDRNDNKEPIEAVLQIKLRKDKKDQVLKLIFGEHNLEILNK; this comes from the coding sequence ATGAAAAAGAAAAAAGAAACTCCAATGCATCCCGTTGTGGAAAATATCCGTAAAATAATTATGGATAAAGGAATTACTCAAGTTGCTGCATCAGAACTTGTGGGTACTTCTGCTTCTCAAATGAGTAAGATTTTGAATGGAGAAGTGCAAATTAGCATTTGGCAGATTTCAAATTTTGCAACTAATCTTGGAATGGAGATAATAGACGTATTTACATATCCTAATAAATATGTAAAAGCAGAAGACAGGAATGATAATAAAGAACCTATTGAGGCAGTTCTCCAAATTAAGCTCAGAAAAGATAAAAAAGATCAAGTACTAAAGTTGATATTTGGGGAACATAATTTAGAAATATTAAACAAATAA
- a CDS encoding transposase, which produces MVKEFTPDMANSMQKIVRKCFPRTLQIVNKIHVFTLAYEAMRDLRMAYRWQIMKNETAFSTAGIYDIWVDKDSGKQHATFSIITIVTDPLTDYIHNTKYRMPVIFVIQR; this is translated from the coding sequence ATGGTGAAAGAGTTTACACCTGACATGGCAAACAGCATGCAAAAGATTGTTCGGAAATGTTTCCCTAGAACCCTGCAGATAGTGAACAAGATTCATGTATTCACACTGGCGTACGAAGCGATGCGAGACCTACGCATGGCCTACCGATGGCAAATAATGAAAAATGAAACTGCTTTTTCAACGGCTGGTATTTATGATATTTGGGTAGATAAGGACTCAGGCAAGCAGCATGCTACGTTTTCCATCATAACAATTGTTACGGATCCACTGACAGATTATATACATAACACTAAATATCGGATGCCGGTTATTTTTGTTATCCAAAGATGA
- a CDS encoding aminodeoxychorismate synthase component I yields MQFYSRNEAINRINKLAGAGKAFLFIIDYKQECSFIEKVDDIDSSELLYNLNGFTNCTSVVAPLRYPIIWQPQPISLSQYKRSFDIIRKNILSGNSFLTNLTCMTPVNTNLGLKDIFYHSRALYKLWLKETFVVFSPEIFIRIENGRISSYPMKGTIDATLPSATRLLMEDEKEAAEHATIVDLIRNDLSIVADNVSVTRYRYVDTLYTNHGPILQTSSEISGVLPKSYVDHLGEILFRLLPAGSITGAPKHKTMEIIEQAEEYERGFYTGITGYFDGRKLDSAVMIRFIEEQNGQIFFKSGGGITCKSDLENEYNEMKQKVYVPIY; encoded by the coding sequence ATGCAATTCTATAGTAGAAATGAAGCTATTAACCGTATAAACAAACTGGCTGGAGCAGGAAAAGCATTTCTGTTTATTATAGATTATAAACAAGAATGTTCTTTTATAGAGAAAGTGGATGATATTGATTCATCGGAGCTACTTTACAATCTGAACGGTTTTACAAACTGCACGTCTGTTGTTGCACCTTTAAGATACCCAATAATATGGCAGCCCCAACCTATTTCTTTAAGCCAATATAAAAGATCGTTTGATATTATACGGAAAAATATCTTGAGTGGAAATAGCTTCTTAACGAATCTCACTTGCATGACCCCCGTCAACACTAATCTAGGGTTAAAAGATATATTTTATCATTCTCGGGCCTTATACAAACTTTGGTTGAAAGAGACTTTTGTCGTTTTTTCTCCTGAAATATTTATTCGTATAGAAAATGGAAGAATCAGTTCTTATCCAATGAAAGGAACAATAGATGCAACTTTACCTTCTGCCACAAGATTACTGATGGAGGATGAAAAAGAAGCAGCAGAGCATGCCACAATCGTTGATCTGATACGAAATGATTTAAGTATAGTGGCAGATAATGTATCTGTAACCCGCTATCGATATGTAGATACACTCTATACCAATCATGGTCCCATATTGCAGACTAGCTCTGAAATAAGTGGAGTTTTACCGAAAAGCTATGTTGATCATCTGGGAGAAATTCTTTTCAGACTTCTTCCAGCCGGTTCTATTACAGGAGCTCCTAAGCACAAGACAATGGAAATAATAGAGCAAGCAGAAGAATATGAGAGAGGATTCTATACAGGCATCACCGGATACTTTGACGGGAGAAAACTGGATAGTGCCGTTATGATCCGCTTTATTGAAGAGCAGAATGGGCAAATATTTTTTAAAAGTGGGGGAGGGATCACCTGCAAAAGTGATTTGGAAAATGAATATAACGAAATGAAGCAGAAAGTTTATGTGCCAATTTATTGA